In Oscillatoria acuminata PCC 6304, a single window of DNA contains:
- the rpe gene encoding ribulose-phosphate 3-epimerase, with protein sequence MTQTQSNKPIVIAPSILSADFSRLGEEVQAIDRAGADWIHVDVMDGRFVPNITIGPLVVKALRPVTSKPLDVHLMIVEPERYVEDFAKAGADIISVHAEHNASPHLHRTLGQIKELGKQAGVVLNPSTPLELIEYVLDLCDLVLIMSVNPGFGGQSFIPGVVPKIRKLRQMCDERGLDPWIEVDGGLKGNNSWQVIEAGANAIVAGSAVFGAPDYKEAIEGIRHSQRPALEAQPLAAV encoded by the coding sequence ATGACCCAAACGCAATCAAACAAACCTATTGTCATTGCTCCCTCTATCCTATCAGCAGATTTTAGTCGTCTGGGAGAGGAAGTACAGGCCATCGATCGCGCCGGGGCAGATTGGATCCATGTTGATGTCATGGATGGTCGATTTGTCCCTAATATTACGATTGGCCCTCTCGTGGTCAAAGCCCTTCGTCCTGTGACTTCCAAACCCTTGGATGTACATTTGATGATTGTTGAACCGGAACGGTATGTCGAGGATTTTGCCAAAGCTGGGGCCGATATTATTTCGGTTCATGCCGAACACAATGCCTCCCCCCACCTCCACCGGACCCTCGGTCAGATTAAAGAACTCGGCAAACAAGCTGGTGTGGTCCTCAATCCTTCCACGCCGTTGGAGTTGATCGAATACGTTCTGGATCTGTGCGATTTGGTGTTGATCATGAGCGTTAACCCCGGTTTCGGTGGTCAAAGTTTTATCCCCGGTGTGGTCCCCAAAATCCGTAAGCTGCGCCAGATGTGCGATGAGCGCGGTTTAGACCCCTGGATTGAAGTCGATGGCGGCCTCAAAGGAAACAATTCCTGGCAAGTCATTGAAGCCGGTGCGAATGCAATTGTTGCCGGTTCTGCGGTCTTTGGTGCTCCTGACTATAAAGAGGCGATCGAGGGGATTCGCCATAGCCAGCGTCCGGCATTGGAAGCGCAACCCTTGGCAGCAGTGTAG
- a CDS encoding S8 family serine peptidase, whose amino-acid sequence MKKLPNNWLVCGSQTVKRLKLRTGFSGLLGGVSMAFIGIPAVALPTSISEIGIDARRLHDAPYNLTGRKIAIGQVEIGRPRKFGLDKQVNLHREITVQQVFMQDVPAKTSPTDDPQMKPAEQHAEHVASVMISSDKALTGVAPDATLYAAGIGLLRRSGQPEECLASQNLAEQNGGDVRAINYSFGESLAQDPRPNAVLDGNALLTQCLDWSARIHNVLHVVAGNQGRGGIPIPTDNYNGVNVAFTTLYEGKFSKVDLANIGSAFSGITSRLIGLEGNVDNRRAINLVAPGSNLNLLSLDGQVTRTSGTSFAAPHATATVALLQEYGDRQLHQQANNPQWTLDARRHEVMKAVLMNSAEKIEDSGNGQHLKMSRTVFANDNRTWLDSDAYSSQEIPLDGDLGTGHLNAYRAYQQFSAGQWGPENAVPGMGWDYRTVEANNYHEYVLEQPLEAGRFVSISLTWNRWVDLVDGNNNGKYDIGEGFRDRGLNNLDLYLMPADETDVRKSVWSSVSKVDSTEHIYHPIPETGRYKIRVYFRDQVNESTQPYSLAWWTTPTP is encoded by the coding sequence ATGAAGAAACTCCCTAATAATTGGTTGGTGTGTGGATCTCAAACCGTGAAGCGCTTAAAACTTAGAACGGGATTCAGCGGACTCTTGGGCGGGGTTAGTATGGCTTTCATCGGAATTCCCGCCGTCGCCCTCCCGACTTCCATTAGTGAAATCGGCATTGATGCCCGTCGGCTGCATGATGCGCCCTATAACTTAACGGGGAGAAAAATTGCGATCGGTCAAGTGGAGATTGGCCGCCCTCGCAAATTTGGACTTGACAAACAAGTGAACCTGCATCGGGAAATCACGGTCCAGCAGGTGTTCATGCAGGATGTACCCGCTAAAACTAGCCCCACGGATGATCCCCAGATGAAACCTGCGGAACAACACGCCGAGCACGTGGCTTCGGTGATGATTAGTTCCGATAAGGCATTGACTGGGGTTGCCCCAGATGCCACCCTCTATGCGGCAGGAATTGGCTTATTGCGGCGCAGTGGACAACCGGAAGAATGTTTAGCATCTCAAAATCTGGCTGAACAAAATGGCGGGGATGTGAGGGCGATTAACTACAGTTTTGGAGAATCCCTGGCTCAGGATCCGCGTCCCAATGCGGTCTTGGATGGGAACGCCCTGCTGACTCAATGTTTGGATTGGTCAGCCCGGATCCATAATGTGCTTCATGTGGTAGCGGGAAATCAAGGGCGCGGGGGCATTCCCATTCCCACGGATAACTATAACGGGGTGAATGTCGCCTTTACGACCCTTTATGAGGGCAAGTTTTCCAAAGTGGACTTGGCGAATATTGGCAGTGCCTTTAGTGGGATTACCAGTCGGTTGATTGGGTTAGAAGGAAATGTGGATAACCGCCGCGCTATCAACCTAGTGGCTCCAGGGAGTAACTTGAATTTATTGAGCTTAGATGGTCAAGTCACTCGGACCAGTGGGACCAGTTTTGCGGCCCCTCATGCGACGGCGACGGTGGCCCTGTTACAAGAATATGGCGATCGCCAACTTCATCAACAAGCCAACAATCCTCAATGGACCCTCGATGCTCGCCGTCACGAGGTGATGAAAGCGGTTTTAATGAACTCGGCGGAAAAAATCGAAGACTCCGGCAATGGTCAACATTTAAAAATGAGTCGCACGGTTTTTGCCAACGACAACCGCACCTGGTTAGATTCGGATGCTTATAGCAGTCAAGAAATTCCCCTGGATGGAGACTTGGGAACTGGGCATCTCAATGCTTACCGGGCCTACCAACAGTTTAGTGCTGGTCAGTGGGGTCCGGAAAATGCCGTACCGGGAATGGGTTGGGACTATCGCACGGTGGAGGCAAATAATTATCACGAGTATGTCCTAGAACAACCCTTAGAGGCGGGCCGGTTCGTTTCTATCTCTCTGACTTGGAATCGTTGGGTTGATCTGGTTGATGGGAATAATAATGGCAAATATGATATTGGGGAAGGGTTTCGAGATCGCGGTTTGAATAACCTGGACCTCTATCTGATGCCGGCGGATGAAACCGATGTTCGCAAGAGTGTCTGGTCCTCGGTTAGCAAGGTAGACAGTACGGAACATATTTATCACCCGATTCCTGAAACAGGCCGTTATAAAATTCGGGTGTATTTTCGCGATCAAGTCAATGAATCCACCCAACCTTACAGTTTGGCTTGGTGGACTACCCCGACTCCTTAA
- a CDS encoding penicillin acylase family protein — protein MIPQFRKGLQIFGAIAVILTVTVASLTLYWVTDSWPQQSGQILLPQLSDRVEVRRDAYGIPHIYASNAHDLFLAQGYIHAQDRFWQMDFWRHLGAGRLSELFGESQLKTDQFLRTLGWARIAETEVQTLPNEFLDPLTAYAEGVNAYLQDHQGTNLSLEYGVLKGMNPHYQPEPWQPEHTLTWAKVMAWDLGTNLDEEIERAILLQTYSQEQVDELFPPYSNQAPVILPDWKIAQGEGDLIGNQFGEIPSGETAVSIAAIASALSPTFNSVSEQISALETLTGPRGGEIGSNSWVVSGAKTATGKPLLANDPHLGVQMPSIWYEMGLHCTSKTLECPYDVTGFSFAGMVGIIIGHTDRIAWGCTNVGADTMDLYIEKINPENPNQYEVNGKWVDMDQVTETIQIAGGKTAIETVRYTRHGPIISATYPKLKPLLIPDLTSSNPDIYAIALHWTGLEPARLFSAIIQLNQAQNWQDFRKAAQDWDIAPQNLLYADIEGNIGYQMPGKLPLRTNSDGRYPVPGWTDKQEWNGYIPFEQLPFTFNPPSNYIVTANQAVVDESYPYVITKDWDYGFRAQRILERVSAREGSFDVESFRQIQGDNKNLNAEKLVPILLNLPIEDSHIARIRDLLQGWDFQAEKTSAEAAIFEVFWKQLLAATFHDNVLLEFWPNGGHRWIKVIADLVSRPESFWWDNVLTPEVEDRDFIFQQAFAEAVADLEERLGKNPQNWQWGDLHRVTFRNQSLGQSGIAPIEAIFNRGGVPISGGNAIVNATAWNARNSFEATWIPSMRMILDLSDLNASVAVTSTGQSGHAFHRHYTDLIPLWRNLDYHPMASSRPGVEANTRDTLILHPN, from the coding sequence ATGATACCCCAGTTTCGTAAAGGCTTGCAAATCTTCGGGGCGATCGCTGTGATCCTAACGGTTACAGTGGCCTCGCTCACCTTATATTGGGTTACGGATTCTTGGCCGCAACAATCGGGCCAGATTCTGTTACCTCAACTGAGCGATCGCGTTGAGGTGCGACGGGATGCTTATGGAATTCCCCATATTTATGCTTCAAATGCTCATGATTTATTTCTAGCACAAGGCTACATTCATGCCCAAGACCGCTTTTGGCAAATGGATTTTTGGCGACATCTCGGTGCCGGTCGTCTTTCGGAACTATTCGGAGAATCCCAACTGAAAACCGATCAGTTTTTACGCACCCTAGGATGGGCCCGGATTGCCGAAACAGAAGTGCAAACCTTACCGAATGAATTCCTAGATCCTTTAACCGCTTATGCGGAAGGGGTGAATGCCTATCTCCAAGACCATCAGGGCACAAATTTAAGTTTAGAATATGGGGTTTTAAAGGGGATGAATCCCCATTATCAACCGGAACCTTGGCAACCGGAACATACCCTAACTTGGGCCAAGGTGATGGCTTGGGATTTAGGCACAAATTTGGATGAAGAAATCGAACGGGCTATCTTACTTCAAACCTATTCTCAGGAACAGGTGGATGAGCTATTTCCCCCCTATTCTAATCAAGCTCCGGTTATTCTGCCTGATTGGAAAATTGCCCAAGGGGAAGGGGATTTAATTGGGAATCAGTTTGGGGAAATACCATCAGGAGAAACCGCAGTTTCTATCGCGGCGATCGCCTCAGCACTTTCCCCCACTTTCAATTCAGTTTCTGAGCAAATATCCGCCCTGGAAACTTTGACGGGTCCCCGAGGTGGGGAAATTGGGTCTAACAGTTGGGTGGTTTCCGGTGCAAAAACTGCCACAGGAAAACCCCTGTTAGCCAACGACCCTCATTTAGGGGTACAAATGCCTTCGATTTGGTATGAAATGGGTTTACATTGTACTTCTAAAACCCTAGAGTGTCCCTACGATGTCACGGGATTTTCCTTCGCTGGGATGGTAGGCATCATCATTGGTCACACCGATCGCATTGCCTGGGGCTGTACCAATGTTGGGGCGGATACAATGGACCTTTATATCGAAAAAATTAATCCCGAAAATCCCAATCAGTATGAAGTGAATGGGAAATGGGTGGACATGGATCAAGTCACCGAAACTATCCAAATTGCGGGGGGAAAGACGGCCATAGAAACCGTGCGTTACACCCGACATGGGCCAATTATCTCCGCAACTTATCCCAAGCTCAAACCCTTGCTGATTCCGGACCTCACCAGCAGTAACCCCGACATTTATGCGATCGCCTTGCACTGGACTGGCTTAGAACCAGCCCGTCTATTTTCGGCTATTATTCAATTGAACCAAGCCCAAAATTGGCAAGATTTCCGCAAGGCTGCCCAGGATTGGGATATTGCTCCGCAAAACCTCCTTTATGCTGATATTGAGGGGAATATCGGCTATCAAATGCCCGGAAAACTGCCCCTTAGAACCAACAGTGATGGCCGCTATCCAGTGCCAGGTTGGACCGATAAACAGGAGTGGAATGGCTATATTCCCTTTGAGCAACTCCCGTTTACGTTCAATCCTCCTTCCAATTATATTGTCACAGCGAACCAGGCCGTGGTTGATGAGAGTTATCCCTATGTGATTACCAAAGATTGGGACTATGGATTTCGGGCTCAACGGATTCTGGAACGGGTGAGTGCCAGGGAGGGGAGTTTTGATGTTGAATCCTTCCGGCAAATTCAAGGAGATAATAAAAATCTCAATGCGGAAAAGTTGGTTCCAATTTTGCTAAATTTGCCCATTGAGGATTCCCACATTGCCCGGATTCGAGACTTGTTACAAGGTTGGGATTTCCAGGCAGAAAAAACGAGTGCAGAAGCGGCGATTTTTGAAGTGTTTTGGAAACAGCTACTTGCGGCAACGTTTCATGATAATGTGCTGTTGGAATTTTGGCCCAATGGGGGTCATCGCTGGATCAAAGTGATTGCCGATTTAGTCAGTCGCCCGGAGAGTTTTTGGTGGGACAATGTGCTAACCCCGGAAGTAGAAGACCGCGATTTTATCTTTCAACAAGCCTTTGCCGAAGCAGTGGCAGACCTGGAAGAACGCTTAGGCAAAAATCCCCAAAACTGGCAATGGGGGGATTTGCATCGGGTGACCTTTAGAAATCAAAGTCTAGGTCAGTCGGGAATTGCTCCAATTGAGGCAATTTTTAATCGCGGTGGAGTACCCATATCCGGTGGAAATGCCATTGTGAATGCAACCGCCTGGAATGCTCGAAACTCCTTTGAGGCGACATGGATTCCATCTATGCGAATGATTCTGGATTTGAGCGATTTGAATGCTTCGGTTGCGGTTACCTCCACGGGACAATCGGGTCATGCTTTCCACCGTCATTATACGGATTTGATCCCGCTGTGGCGCAATCTGGACTATCACCCGATGGCGAGTAGTCGTCCTGGGGTAGAAGCGAATACGAGAGATACCCTGATTTTGCACCCGAATTAG
- a CDS encoding PAS domain S-box protein: MFWKFKRSHLLNYCVALGSVAIALVLTQLLFPLIELTPSLLFFAAVAVSARYGGIGPGLFATVLSTATIDHFFKSSPFTLSTGWGDLIWVGVLSLVTVMIHSLNESKQQAVQELQKKQKFLQVMTDSLPVAISYVDTLELYRFNNQRYEEWFGHSRDFLGGKHLKEILGEAAYQVIRPYVKVALSGQSVTYETNLPYHEGGSRYIRATYVPDRGQRQEVKGFIAFIEDITQQRKAEDRLRESQQRSKLALDAAEMGTWEWNLQTGKVKRSAMVARIFGSEQGSFDGTYEAFVEGIYPEDRPSFEQAVQQAIANRADYEIEFRIPRGNLGIRWVLCKGQVLQDLDGTPLRALGVCMDVTESRYASEAIRVSEERFRHIYESNLIGLVFGDHNGNISEANNAFLNIVGYTPEDLRSRRVIWQNLNPLAQSYDEDMTVGLMEGVCTPTETELIRKDGRRVPVLVGKVPLQDYTNMGISFVLDLSERKQAQAALSESEERLRLALEAAHMGMWDWDIATGRIAQSEIVDRLLGLEAGSFGGTYNSLIKIVHPDDRMRFNAHAIATMERGQDFNVEFRVVKRDQTVAWVASIGKRLPDKAKNGDRLIGVCMDITERKQIEQELYRREQEFKALAENAPDIIARMDSEGRYQYVNQAIEQVTGISQTAFIGKALGELGFPDEIDALWKQSVSEVLATAQEGIVEGYLPTPKGTRYYQSRLVPEQALDGSLDHAICISRDITDLKQTQEALRETNQTLKALIQACPLAVMVLDPTGKVKMWNRSAERILGWNEADAIGRQFPGIPSERREELQENISATLAGNPLMGAETRRLTKAGTQIDVAIWTAPLRDAKGNVSYLSILADISDRKQAEEALRDSEERFRTLVNSMDDIVFTLDRRGRHTAIFGRWFERTQILPENFLGKSAGDLFGPQAAEIHNNSNQKALAGENVIYEWSFQTDAGTQYCQTSLSPLRDRQGRVTGIVGVGRDITERQQAEQRQYFLAEVSSVLASSLDYPTTLKSLANLVVPTIADYCIIYIVEDAGLISGLAMAHTDRGKEALLREMEQHYPLDLNHEDGIVQVVSSGKPILIPELTDEMRVAAARDPEHLRLMRELGCQSSTIVPLVARGRTLGAISFAIAESGRRYKSEDLMLAEELARRAGFAIDNARLYRESQEANRMKDEFLAIVSHELRTPLNAMLGWAQLLRTRKFDEATTERALETIERNARVQTQLIEDLLDVSRILRGKVALSLEPVDLSVAIASAIESLRPSAEAKQIQLIQTVTKSVGVVSGDINRIQQVVWNLLSNAIKFTPSEGRVEVRLRRSRNFAILEVADTGMGIAPDFLPFVFERFRQADSTTTRSHGGLGLGLAIVRHLLEMHGGSIRAYSEGTDKGATFTVTLPLLQRIQGNETEGEVSDLIPDDSEPGEDDFPLAGLRVLVVEDEADTLEFLIATLEMAGAMVVGVSSATEALTAIAKQKPDVLVSDIGMPELDGYSLIQQVRSLESNSEPLLPALALTAYARDSDRARALNAGFHQHISKPIQPARLITVVKNLAVKG, from the coding sequence ATGTTCTGGAAATTCAAGCGCTCCCATCTGCTAAATTATTGTGTTGCCCTGGGCTCAGTGGCGATCGCACTGGTGCTGACTCAACTGCTATTCCCACTGATTGAACTGACTCCCTCCCTCCTGTTTTTTGCGGCGGTGGCAGTCAGTGCTCGATATGGCGGAATCGGACCCGGGTTATTTGCAACGGTGCTCTCGACAGCGACGATTGACCATTTTTTTAAAAGCTCCCCCTTTACCTTGAGCACCGGATGGGGCGATCTCATCTGGGTGGGGGTATTAAGTTTGGTCACTGTGATGATTCATTCCCTCAATGAGTCTAAACAGCAAGCCGTACAGGAATTACAAAAAAAACAAAAGTTTTTGCAGGTGATGACCGATTCATTACCCGTGGCAATTTCTTATGTGGATACCTTAGAACTCTATCGTTTCAACAATCAACGGTATGAAGAGTGGTTCGGACATTCCCGGGATTTCCTGGGAGGGAAGCACCTGAAGGAGATTCTCGGAGAGGCTGCCTATCAAGTGATTCGGCCTTATGTCAAAGTGGCATTATCCGGACAGTCGGTTACCTACGAAACCAACCTCCCCTATCACGAGGGAGGGTCCCGTTATATTCGCGCCACTTACGTTCCTGACAGGGGTCAGCGCCAAGAGGTCAAAGGATTTATAGCCTTCATCGAAGATATTACCCAGCAACGCAAGGCGGAAGACCGCTTGCGTGAATCCCAGCAGCGGAGTAAATTAGCCCTAGATGCGGCTGAAATGGGGACATGGGAATGGAACCTCCAAACTGGCAAGGTGAAGCGATCGGCAATGGTGGCGCGGATTTTTGGCAGCGAGCAGGGCAGCTTTGATGGAACATACGAAGCCTTTGTGGAAGGAATTTATCCCGAGGACCGCCCCAGTTTCGAGCAGGCGGTTCAACAGGCGATCGCCAATCGTGCCGATTATGAAATCGAATTTCGGATCCCCAGAGGCAATCTGGGGATCCGCTGGGTCTTATGTAAGGGTCAAGTCTTGCAGGATCTGGATGGAACGCCCCTGCGAGCCCTCGGGGTCTGCATGGATGTGACCGAAAGTCGCTATGCCTCTGAAGCAATTCGGGTGAGTGAAGAACGATTTCGACATATTTATGAGTCGAACTTGATTGGATTGGTTTTTGGCGATCACAATGGCAATATTAGCGAAGCCAACAATGCGTTTCTCAATATTGTGGGATACACCCCGGAAGATTTGCGATCGCGTCGGGTGATTTGGCAGAATCTTAACCCTTTGGCTCAGAGCTACGATGAGGACATGACCGTTGGGCTGATGGAAGGAGTCTGCACCCCCACGGAAACGGAATTAATTCGCAAAGATGGTCGTCGCGTCCCGGTGTTGGTGGGCAAGGTACCCTTACAAGACTACACCAATATGGGGATTAGCTTTGTCCTGGACCTGAGTGAACGCAAACAAGCTCAAGCTGCTTTAAGCGAAAGTGAAGAACGACTCCGCCTCGCCTTGGAAGCGGCCCACATGGGAATGTGGGATTGGGATATCGCCACAGGCAGAATTGCCCAGTCTGAGATTGTCGATCGCTTGTTGGGATTGGAAGCCGGTAGTTTTGGCGGGACCTATAATAGCTTAATCAAAATTGTTCATCCCGATGATCGGATGCGCTTCAATGCTCACGCGATCGCCACGATGGAACGAGGTCAAGATTTTAATGTGGAATTCCGGGTGGTGAAACGGGATCAGACGGTCGCCTGGGTCGCCAGTATTGGCAAACGACTCCCGGATAAGGCCAAAAATGGCGATCGCTTGATCGGGGTCTGCATGGATATCACCGAACGCAAGCAAATCGAACAGGAACTCTACCGTCGGGAACAGGAATTCAAGGCCTTAGCCGAAAATGCCCCGGATATCATCGCCCGGATGGATTCAGAAGGGCGCTATCAGTATGTCAATCAGGCGATCGAACAGGTGACGGGCATCTCTCAAACGGCCTTTATCGGCAAAGCCTTGGGTGAGTTGGGATTCCCCGACGAAATCGATGCCTTGTGGAAACAAAGCGTCAGCGAGGTCCTCGCCACGGCACAAGAGGGAATTGTCGAAGGCTATTTACCCACTCCGAAAGGAACGCGATACTATCAATCTCGTTTGGTTCCCGAACAAGCTCTTGATGGGTCCCTGGACCATGCCATCTGCATCAGTCGGGACATCACCGACCTCAAACAAACTCAAGAAGCCTTACGGGAAACCAATCAAACCCTCAAAGCCCTGATTCAAGCGTGCCCCTTGGCGGTGATGGTCTTGGATCCGACGGGGAAGGTAAAAATGTGGAACCGCAGCGCGGAGCGGATTTTGGGCTGGAATGAAGCCGACGCGATCGGGCGTCAATTCCCTGGCATTCCCTCAGAAAGACGAGAGGAGTTACAAGAGAATATTTCTGCGACCCTCGCGGGAAATCCCTTAATGGGCGCGGAAACCCGTCGTTTGACTAAAGCCGGAACCCAAATTGATGTGGCGATCTGGACAGCCCCCTTGCGGGATGCCAAGGGCAATGTCAGCTACCTGTCAATCTTGGCCGATATCAGCGATCGCAAGCAAGCCGAAGAAGCCCTGCGCGACAGTGAGGAACGCTTCCGCACCTTGGTCAACTCGATGGATGACATCGTATTCACCTTGGATCGTCGGGGTCGGCATACGGCGATTTTTGGCCGATGGTTCGAGCGCACCCAGATCCTGCCGGAAAACTTTCTGGGCAAAAGCGCGGGGGATCTGTTTGGTCCCCAAGCGGCAGAGATTCATAACAATTCTAATCAAAAAGCCCTGGCTGGGGAGAACGTCATCTATGAATGGAGTTTCCAGACCGATGCCGGGACTCAATATTGTCAAACCTCTCTGTCTCCTTTGCGCGATCGCCAGGGTCGAGTCACCGGAATTGTCGGTGTAGGACGGGATATCACGGAACGGCAGCAAGCGGAACAACGGCAATATTTCCTAGCGGAAGTCTCTTCTGTTCTGGCTTCTTCCCTGGACTACCCAACAACCCTCAAGAGTTTGGCAAATCTCGTGGTGCCGACCATTGCCGATTACTGCATCATTTATATTGTGGAAGATGCAGGACTTATCTCGGGATTGGCAATGGCTCATACCGACCGGGGGAAGGAAGCCTTGTTGCGTGAGATGGAACAGCATTATCCTCTGGACTTAAATCATGAGGATGGAATTGTCCAGGTTGTCTCCTCGGGTAAGCCGATTCTGATTCCGGAATTGACGGATGAAATGCGGGTGGCTGCGGCTCGGGATCCCGAACATCTTAGACTGATGCGGGAACTCGGCTGTCAGTCCTCCACGATTGTCCCATTGGTCGCTCGGGGTCGGACCTTGGGTGCGATCAGCTTTGCCATTGCTGAATCTGGGCGTCGTTATAAATCCGAGGACCTGATGTTGGCAGAGGAATTGGCACGGCGTGCGGGGTTTGCCATTGATAATGCTCGGTTGTATCGCGAGTCCCAGGAAGCCAACCGCATGAAGGACGAATTTTTGGCGATCGTCTCTCACGAGTTGCGAACGCCGTTGAATGCGATGTTAGGTTGGGCGCAGTTACTCCGCACTCGCAAGTTTGACGAGGCGACTACGGAGCGCGCTTTGGAGACTATCGAGCGCAATGCTCGGGTTCAAACTCAGTTGATCGAGGATTTATTAGATGTTTCCCGGATTTTGCGAGGGAAAGTGGCTTTGAGTTTGGAGCCAGTGGATTTGAGTGTGGCGATCGCCTCGGCAATTGAGTCTTTGCGTCCGAGTGCTGAGGCGAAGCAGATCCAGCTTATCCAGACGGTTACAAAATCCGTGGGAGTGGTTTCGGGAGATATTAATCGGATTCAGCAAGTGGTGTGGAATTTGCTCTCAAATGCGATTAAGTTTACGCCAAGTGAGGGACGGGTTGAGGTGCGGTTGCGGCGATCGCGCAATTTTGCCATTCTGGAAGTGGCGGACACGGGAATGGGAATAGCACCGGACTTTTTGCCCTTTGTGTTTGAGCGGTTCCGCCAAGCGGATAGTACCACGACGCGCTCCCACGGGGGTTTGGGTTTAGGATTGGCGATCGTCCGTCATTTGTTGGAAATGCATGGGGGCAGTATTCGCGCCTACAGTGAGGGAACGGACAAGGGGGCAACCTTTACGGTGACTTTACCTCTGTTACAACGCATCCAGGGGAATGAAACAGAGGGGGAGGTTTCTGACCTGATTCCTGACGATTCTGAACCCGGTGAGGATGACTTTCCCCTAGCTGGGTTGCGAGTGCTGGTGGTAGAGGATGAAGCGGATACCCTGGAGTTTTTGATTGCCACCCTGGAAATGGCTGGGGCGATGGTGGTGGGGGTGTCGTCGGCAACCGAGGCATTAACGGCGATCGCCAAGCAAAAACCCGATGTTTTGGTCAGCGATATTGGAATGCCGGAATTGGATGGGTATTCTTTGATTCAGCAAGTGAGAAGTCTGGAGTCGAATTCTGAGCCTCTGCTTCCGGCATTGGCACTGACGGCTTATGCTCGGGATAGCGATCGCGCTCGTGCCCTGAATGCTGGCTTTCACCAGCATATCTCTAAACCGATTCAACCCGCCCGCCTGATTACGGTGGTCAAAAATTTGGCCGTCAAAGGATAA